The genome window CGAGGCTCAGCTCGCTGGAATAGGAGCTGAGGGACGCGTCGTCATTGCAGGCGACTTCCGTCAGCGAGTTCAACGCAGCGCCTGTAAACACGGCCATGATCGTGTCGGGTGTTTCAAACAGCCCTTTATAGATTCGCGTTCCCGACGTGGATAGGTGAACGTGCCCGCCCGGGGGCAGCGAGAACTTGTACCATACCGAATGACTGATGATGTCCCCTGCCGTAGTGGTGCAGGATGGCGTTACGGTTGGCTGATCGACCTCGACCGTGGCCTCGCTGATGTTCGGGACCGTGTAGTCGTAGCCGATGACGAGCTGTGTGGCGTTGACCCAGTCGTCGTTATCCGGCGGTAGGCGCGGGGCGGACTGGGCGATGGCAGGGGCCGCGACTAGTAGGGCTGCAGCGCACACCATAATCAGCAAAGCATGAACTTGGCGCATGGGTTAGTCCTCGTCGCATCCATATTATTAGGTGCAGTCACTGTACAACAGATTGTGACTTCGCGCTGAAGTGTGCCGGTGGATGCCGAGCTTATGCCGGTTTCTGACGCTCAAGAGCCGCGCGGATCACGCCGACATCCGCCGCGAAGATATCCGCCACCGCTGCTGGTACGTCCGCGGCCTGCGCATCCGTCCACGGTACATCGGTTTCGGCCCCATGCGTCCGCTCGATCAACCCTTTGACCTCGTCGAAGCGCAGCATCCGGCCGTCCACGACACGGTGGATGATCACATTATCTAGGAACAGGCCGTCATCGTGATGGTCGCGTACGAGGCGATTGCGCAGGGCATCCGGCGATACCGGGTCGCCTTTCAGCACGAAGCACTTGCCGGTGAACTGACCGCTTTCGCGCCAGATGCGCCAGCGCTGCTCCGCGACCGGCTCGACGTGATAGCGATAGACCATCGTCATGGCGGTGCGTGCCTCGCCGCTCAGCGGAATGGCCGCGGGGATGGGAAAGCCGACGTCGGCCAGATAGCGCGCGCCGTCGAGCGTCACGCTCAATGCACAGTGCGGGTCGACGTGATCCTTGCTCATGTCGCACAGGTGGCGCGTGACATCATAGCCGAGTTCGGCCAGCAGGGCGGCGGCCGCGGTATTGCTTTCGAAGCACGTCCCGCCTAATCCGCGCTCGAGGGCATCCGTAAAGAACGCGTCGGGATCGCGGGCGTACTGCTCGGGCGAGGCGGGGCGGGTGTGTCGCGCGATGCGTGACGCGCTTTCCCACGGGATTCGCTCGCTCCACGCGACGAGGAAGGCGTGCAGCGCAGCGGGGGACGGCTCGGCGCGATCGAGTCGCAGATGGCTCAGGATGCGGTCGACGTTCATTCGGCGGAGATATTCGGGAAGATGTCGCGAACGGCGAGCGTAAGTCCGGGCAGGGTGCCCGCGCCGGAAAGCGAGCCGTCGATCCCGACGACGGAGACGTCCAGCTCCGGTTGATAAACTTCGACGGCGCGATCCTCGGTGAAGACGAGCCAGACGAGGCGCGTTCCGGCCGCGAGATACATCTCGGCTTTGCGCCGCATCGCCCGCTTCGTGTCGCTTTGCGACTGAACCTCCGCTGCAAAATCGGGCGCGCCTCGGAAGAATCCACTGGTGATCTGCGATAGCCGCGGCTTGAGGATGACGCTCACATCGGGGGCGACGACCGTGGACTCGGAGAGGACGTAACCGCCTTCTGCGCTCACCACCACGCCGAGGTCATGGGTTGCGACAAAGTCACCGACTTGGCGGGTCAGAAGGGCCGTGACAATCGATGGCAGCGTACCGGACGGCGACACCTCAAAGACCTCTCCGTGGATGAGTTCGTAGTCGTGCACGGAATCGTCGCGCCGCGCGAGCAAATCCTCGAACTGTGCGATGGTCAGGATCTGACGATCGATGCTGGACATGGTGCGACTCCCGGCCGGTGGGCTGGATGATGCGATTGTATCACGGGGCTGGTGTGATCAGAGCGTCACGGCCCCGACACGTTCGAGGCGGCCGACGGCTGGGTAGGCAGTGGTGGGTGCGGAAGTTGCGCGAGCTTGTCCAGCGTGCGGCGGGCGAGCGGCAGCGTCATCCAATGATATGCGGCGCTGGCGAAGGCGCGCGGGCTGACGAACCGCCCATGCCTCAGGGCGGCCCACGTTTTGCGGGCGCGGTATTCCTTGTGCACGACGGTGTGCAAGTGCCGGTAGAACGCCGTCGTGAACGGGCCGCGGTACAGCATGGCGAGATCTTCGCTGTCGACCCAGTTGGCGCGCTCGCCTAGTTCCAGCTTGACCCGCTCGTAGAACGGCGTGCCGGGCAGCGGATAGCTGACGCTGATGCCGATGTCGTCCGGCATCAGGTCGCGCACCATCTGCAGCGTCGCTTCGACATCCTCGCGCGTCTCGCCGGGATAGCCGAACTGCAAGAAGAACGCGACCTTCACACCGTGCGCGTGGAGCTGCTTGGTCGCCTCGTAGATTTGCGTGACCTGCGTGCCTTTGTCCATCGCATCGAGGATCTTCTGCGACCCCGACTCGGCGCCGACCCACACGATCTTCGCGCCGGCCCGCGCGAGCGCCGGGATCGTCCGCCCGCGCAGTAGGAGGTCGACGCGATTGAGCGACTTGAACGGGATGTGGACGCCCTGCGCGTCGAGCTCGTCGGCGAACTGCTCGATCCACTTGTCTTGAATGCCCATGATATCGTCCATGAACCAGATATGATCCGGCTGGACGTGATCGCGCAGCCACTTCATCTCGGCAACGACGTTCTGCGGGCTGCGGACGCTGTATTTCTGCCCCCAGATCGGCTTGGCGCACCAGTTGCAGTGGAACGGACAGCCGCGAGTGGTCACCATGTTGACACTGAAATAGCCGTGATGCTCGCGCCAGACGTGCTTGTAACGGTTGAGGTCGACGAGATCCCACGCCGGGAACGGCAGCGCGTCCAGATCGCGGATCACCGGCCGAGGCAGCGTCCTCTCCACGGCACCGTCGCGCAGAACGGCAATCCCTGCGGGAAGAAGTGATGAGCTGACCTCACCCCGCGTCGCTGCGCTCCGCTGCCCCTCTCCGGGGGGAGAGGGGCGATCCACCGCAGGCTTGTGATTCTCCCCTCGCCTTGAGGGGAGGGCGGGGGTGAGGGCTTCGCCAAGTGCTGAGTCACCACCCGCCGCGGCATCGTTTCTCCCTCGCCCCTTGTGGGAGAGGGGGCTAGGGGGTGAGGGGGCGACTTCCTCCCCTCGCCCTGAGGGAGAGGGGCTGGGGGTGAGGGTTTCCGGAGTGAGGGTCCCCAACACCTCCAGCAGCGTTTCCTCACCTTCACCGAGGATCACGACATCCGCGCCGTGTTCGAGGTATTTGTCCGGGTGATCGGTCATATCTGCGCCGGCAACTACGACCACGCATCCGCGCTGCTTGGCCGCCGCAATCATCGCAAATGCCGCCTCGCGCATGCGCAGCAGCGACATCTTGCTCAAGTAGTTGAAATTGTCTTCGTACAGCACGGCGATCCGCGGCCGACGCTTGTCGAGGGCGTCGATCCACTCGGCCGGACCGCTGGCGAGCATGGCGTCGAACAGCGCGACGTCATAGCCCGCATTGCGGACGACGGCCGCGGCGTACAGCGTTCCGAGCGGCGGATAGGGCTGCATCGCCTTGTGCAGCTTGGGGTCGAAGATCAGGTAGTACGACTGGCCGAAGAGGATATCGGTCATGGGGCAGCCTTCAACTCGCTAGACCGCCATTGTACACGATCTCCCCGTGTTACTCGCCGCATACGATCGTGAGCGTCACCGTATCGTCATGTGTGCCTGCGAGGTTAACGAAGTACAGCCCGTCTTCCTGAAACGTGAAGGTCAGGCTCTGGGACGCGCCGGACTGTGCCAGACGTATTGGGGTCTCATTCGCGAAGTCTTCCGACAGATACTGCGACACGCGAATGTAGTCGGAGTAGCTGTGAGTGAGTCGGCTCTCACCACCCGCGGTAAAGGTCGCCGTCGTTCCACCGCGCACCTCGAAAACGCCGCCAACGGTCATACCTGTGACGTAACTCCTGTCATTGGGGTCCTCGTCTGGTGGGAACGTGTGCTCGATAACGGTACCTCCCAGCACACACAACTGTTGACCGTCACGGTCGACAATGCTGCCAAGCAGGTCGGCTTCGGTCAAACCGACTGCAACACCGACCGACTCAGGCACGACGTCATCGAGGAGGGGCGCCAACGCGGCGAAATCGGCCGCGTCGTAGCCGGCAACGGTCGGATCGCCGCTCGGCAGGCCTTCGGCGTTGAGCGGGATATCGACCTGTGCGCCGGCAGGCACGTTGACGGTTCGATCGCCGACGCCGACACGGGCGGTACCCTCCAGTGTCGAGAGTGTCATCACATTGCCCCAATGGGCGGTCAAGAATGCGGTCGACCCGAGTTCGACACGCACTTCGTTGATGAGCAGGTTGACGCGCCCTACACCTTGCGGGGTCTGGATCAGAACGCCATCTGGCGGGGCTTCGGCGCACTGCGGGCGGCCAATGCCGGTGCGCAGCGTGATCGCCTGCATCGGACCGAAGGTTGACCCGCCGACCGTCGCGGTCGGGTCGAGTTCGGGAAGCTCGGCCGGGTCGCCTTCGGCTTGCGTGACGGACAGGGCGACCCATCCGGTCGTCTCGTCGTTGATGCGGACCAGCACCCAATCGCCGGCGGCGCTACGACCGAGCGCGACGTACGACTCTCCCGGAGTCAATGTGGTGATGACGGCGTTGCCGGTGCTGGGGCCGCTTCGAACGTTGACGTTGTTTTGTGCTGAGATTGATACGTCGGGCAGCGCCGTGTCCGCGCCGCGATTTTGCACCACCACATCGCCGATCAACACCATCGTAACGTTCTGGCCGGGCAGCGAGCCGGGGAGGTTCGCTTGTAGGGACAGCACGGCGATCCCCCACTCGTCCGGCGTGATCATCGGGCTGAGGTTCAGCGCGTCGATGTCGAACAGGGCGAGGACGTCGCCGGGACCGTTGAACGGGGCATCCGCGCTTTCAGACTTGAGCGAAACGTCGATGAGCCGGTTGCCATAACACGCTTGGTTGCGACCCAAGCCCTCGCAGGCGGAGTCGGTCTGGCTGAGCGCGCGTTGGACCAGCGAAACGCATTGGTCGGCCGGCTGAGCGAGAGCGGACATCACAGTGAGCAGGGCAATTGCGATGCCGACGAGGACGAGTCGCATACGACCTCCTGAGCGGTCTAGTTAGCACCTGAAACTGGGTGATCGCGTGGGTTGACGACGATGCGCAGAGACGCCACCGACGACTTGTCTCAGTATAGCGCGAATGCTCGATCGCAGTTGAACGCTACTGCGAGGATTGCTGTGGGACCTCCGGCAGCGGCGGGAAGATGTCTTTGACCGCGAGTTTGAACCCGGGCAGCACCGGCGCGCCATCGAGGGTGTCCGCCTCAGTGAGTGTCTTGTGGGCTTGGCCCGGCACGTAGACCTCGACCGTGCGAGTCTCCGGGAAGACCAGCCAGCATACCGTCCCCGCGGCCATATAGGTCGTGACCTTGTAACGCAAGCGACGCTGCGAGTCGAAATCCGACGGGTAATCCACTTCGACGGCGAGGTCCGGAGCGTCGGGGTTGTAGCCGCGCGTGGCGATCTGCCGGTCTTTGCGGATGAACGCGACATCGGGCGCGTAGCGGTCGCCCTCGACGCGGTAGCCGCCCGCCTCGCCGGTCACGAAGCCCAGATCATGGGTCTCGACCCACTCACCGATCCGGCGGTTGATGCGCGACGAAATGATAGATGCAACGATATTCGACGGCACTTCGACCACCTCTCCAGCGATGAGTTCGAGAATCTTGTCGGCGTTTTCCGGTTGTTCGGCAACGCGCTCGAACTCCTCGGCCGAGGTCAGTGCGGGGATATTGAGGGCCATCCCGTCACCTCCGTGACGTGCTTGTCTGTGATCTTTGATTATAGACGATGCGGCGCGCTACAATCGACCGTATCTTAGCGAAAGTCGCGCCGTAGGGGGAACGCCCGTGAACGTACTATTTGCGAGTGTCGAGGCGGCGCCGTTCGCCAAAGTGGGCGGCATGGCAGATGTCGTCGGCTCGCTGCCGGCGGCGCTGCGCAAGTTGGGGGTCGACGCGCGTGTGCTGCTGCCCGGCGCCGGGGTGATCCAGCACGCGAAGTACAACATCCGCCACCTGTTCAATTTTCCATTTCAGCATAAGCGTGGCGAGACGGACGTGCACGTGTACGGCACCGAACATCAAGGCGTGCCGATCTACTTTGTGCAAGCGTGGCCATTTATCGGGCAAGAAGCCTCGGTCTATCAGGACATCAGCGCCGACTATCCGCGCTTCATCTTCTTCAGCCAACTCGTTCAGGCGGTCGGATATCAACTCGGCGTGCGCGAAGACTTCGCGGCGGACGTGCTGCACGCGCACGACTGGCATACCGGACTGGTCCCGTTCCTGTTAGAAGTCAGCCGCTGGCAGAAGGAATGGCGCAACGTCGGTTCGTTGATGACCATCCACAACATGGTGTATCAGGGCGACTGGTCAGGTCCGTTCCTGTACGAGGCCGGCGTGCCGCCCCGTATGGATCCACGCTTGTGGTCCGGCGGAAAGGACAACAATCTGCTTGCCCTTGGAATCAACTACGCCGACTTTGTGACGACCGTTAGCCCACGCTACGCCATCGAGATTCAACACGAGCCAAACGGATATGGATTGCAGGGGCTGGTGCGCGCGCGCCTACCTGATCTGCGCGGCATCCTCAACGGGATCGACATGGACTATTGGAACCCGGCGGCCGACCCGATGATCGCGCAGCACTTCGACGCCGACACGTGGGAGGAGTACCGGCCCGCTAACAAAGCGGCCTTACAGCGCCGCGCCGGCCTGCCCGAACGCGATGACGTCATGGTGATGGGCGTCGTCAGCCGCTTGACTCAGCAAAAGGGATTCGATCTGCTGCTGCCGGCGATGGAGGGTGCGCTGCACTCCCACGACGTGCAGTTGATCGCGCTGGGAAGCGGTGAAGATGCCTACGAATACGGGTTCCAGCGCCTGTCGCAGATGTTTGGAAGCAAGTGCGCATACATGAACGGATATTCCGAGGAGCTGGCGCATCAGATTTACGCTGGATGCGACCTGTTCTTGATGCCGTCGAATTTCGAGCCGTGCGGCACATCGCAAATGCTGGCGATGCGTTATGGCGCGCTGCCACTGGTGCGCGAAACAGGCGGCCTTGCGGACACCGTCCAGAACTACGACAACCTGATGGCGGATTACGGCACCGGCTTCACGTTTTTGTGGCAGCAGCCGTACGCGCTGTACAATACGTTCAGGTGGGCGTTAGAGACATTTCAACAGCGGCGCGAGGCGTGGAACCGCATGGTTCAACGCGCAATGCAGATCGACTTCAGTTGGGACATCAGCGCGCGGCAGTACGCCGACCTGTATGCCGAGTCGAAGGAGCGCCATCGCTGATTCCCCGTTCGACGGACATTGTTTGCCTGGACCCGAGCGCATCGCGCCCTGTTTATGTACCTGTTGATGGATTAAAGGAGGAACTCTGTGAGAGTTAAAGCGATTATCCTCGCTGGTGGGGAAGGTACCCGGCTAGCCACATTAACGGCGAAGCGCGCCAAGCCGGCCGTCCCATTCGGCGGCAAGTACCGGATTATCGACTTCACGCTGAGCAACTGCGTCAACAGCAATATCTTCGATGTCATGATCCTGACTCAGTACCGTCCGCACAGTCTCAATGACCACATTGCACGCGGCCGGCCATGGGATCTCGACCGCAGTTTTAGCGGCGGTGTCCAAATCCTGCAGCCGTACAAAGGGCGCTTCGACACCGACTGGTATGCCGGAACGGCCGATGCGGTCGCGCAGAACATTAACTTCGTGCGCAACGGCCGCCCCGAACACGTGCTGCTGCTGAGCGGCGATCATATCTATCAGATGGACTACGACCTGTTCATCCAGTATCACCGCAGCAAGGGCGCCGACCTGACGATGGCGACCATTCAGGTGCCGCTGGATGAAGGCTCGCGCTTCGGCATTTGCGCGACCGACGACGACAACCGCGTGACCGAATTTGTCGAGAAGCCGGCTAACCCGCCCGGCACGCTCGCCAGCATGGGCGTCTACGTCTTCAACTACGACGTGCTGGAGCGCGTATTGAAGGAGGATCACGACGATCCGAGCAGCAGTAAGGACTTTGGCAAGAACATCATCCCGAAGATGATTCGCGAAGGGATGAACGTGTTCGCCTATCCGTACGGCGGTTACTGGATCGATGTCGGGACGATCGACAGCTACTGGGAAGCGCACATGGACTTGCTCGAGTCTCCGCCGTCGCTCAATTTGAACGACCGGACGTGGGTCATCCACACCCGCTCCGAGGAGCGCCCGCCGGTGCGCATCTACAACGGCGCGCAGGTGCGCGACAGCCTGATCACCGACGGCTCGACGATTAGCGAAGGGGCGGTGGTCGAACGGTCGGTGCTGTCGCCTGGCGTGTTCGTCGGCCCCGGTGCGGTCGTGCGCGACTCGGTCATCCTGAACGATGCGTATGTCGAGGCCGGTGCGGTGGTCGAGCGGTGCATTCTCGACAAGATCGTGGTCGTCGGCAAGGGCGCGCGCGTCGGCAAGATCGCCGAGGTTGGCGACCTCGGCATCACGTGCGTCGGCAAGAACACGCATATTCCGCCCGGCTACACCGTCGGGCACAGCGTCATCCTCGGCACCGATCTCAACCCGAGCTACTTCGAAGCCTTCCCGGACAAAGTTATCCCCCCGGGAACGCACATCGGCTACAAGAAAAGCTAGTGCCGCGTGCCGGCACTTTACGGGAGGCTTCGGCCTCCCGTTTTCGTTGAAGTGCCGGACGCCCCGGATAATCCTACGCCTGCTCTACGGCGACAAAGAATTGTCGGAAAGTTGATTCTTTACCGTTTGCATAACGGGGATAGCGAATACACTAGAGTGTGACCGTCTGTAAATTGCGACGAGGATGGACGTCATAATGAGCCGTACACTCGCCCCGATGACCCGCGCCGTATTGGCGCTGTGTTTAGTCTGCGTACTGGGCTTCGCGTCTGCGCAAGATCGCCTGACCGTGCCGCAAAGCCCCGATACCCA of Candidatus Flexicrinis affinis contains these proteins:
- a CDS encoding arylamine N-acetyltransferase, coding for MNVDRILSHLRLDRAEPSPAALHAFLVAWSERIPWESASRIARHTRPASPEQYARDPDAFFTDALERGLGGTCFESNTAAAALLAELGYDVTRHLCDMSKDHVDPHCALSVTLDGARYLADVGFPIPAAIPLSGEARTAMTMVYRYHVEPVAEQRWRIWRESGQFTGKCFVLKGDPVSPDALRNRLVRDHHDDGLFLDNVIIHRVVDGRMLRFDEVKGLIERTHGAETDVPWTDAQAADVPAAVADIFAADVGVIRAALERQKPA
- a CDS encoding Uma2 family endonuclease, which produces MSSIDRQILTIAQFEDLLARRDDSVHDYELIHGEVFEVSPSGTLPSIVTALLTRQVGDFVATHDLGVVVSAEGGYVLSESTVVAPDVSVILKPRLSQITSGFFRGAPDFAAEVQSQSDTKRAMRRKAEMYLAAGTRLVWLVFTEDRAVEVYQPELDVSVVGIDGSLSGAGTLPGLTLAVRDIFPNISAE
- a CDS encoding radical SAM protein, which translates into the protein MTDHPDKYLEHGADVVILGEGEETLLEVLGTLTPETLTPSPSPSGRGEEVAPSPPSPLSHKGRGRNDAAAGGDSALGEALTPALPSRRGENHKPAVDRPSPPGEGQRSAATRGEVSSSLLPAGIAVLRDGAVERTLPRPVIRDLDALPFPAWDLVDLNRYKHVWREHHGYFSVNMVTTRGCPFHCNWCAKPIWGQKYSVRSPQNVVAEMKWLRDHVQPDHIWFMDDIMGIQDKWIEQFADELDAQGVHIPFKSLNRVDLLLRGRTIPALARAGAKIVWVGAESGSQKILDAMDKGTQVTQIYEATKQLHAHGVKVAFFLQFGYPGETREDVEATLQMVRDLMPDDIGISVSYPLPGTPFYERVKLELGERANWVDSEDLAMLYRGPFTTAFYRHLHTVVHKEYRARKTWAALRHGRFVSPRAFASAAYHWMTLPLARRTLDKLAQLPHPPLPTQPSAASNVSGP
- a CDS encoding SH3 domain-containing protein, giving the protein MRLVLVGIAIALLTVMSALAQPADQCVSLVQRALSQTDSACEGLGRNQACYGNRLIDVSLKSESADAPFNGPGDVLALFDIDALNLSPMITPDEWGIAVLSLQANLPGSLPGQNVTMVLIGDVVVQNRGADTALPDVSISAQNNVNVRSGPSTGNAVITTLTPGESYVALGRSAAGDWVLVRINDETTGWVALSVTQAEGDPAELPELDPTATVGGSTFGPMQAITLRTGIGRPQCAEAPPDGVLIQTPQGVGRVNLLINEVRVELGSTAFLTAHWGNVMTLSTLEGTARVGVGDRTVNVPAGAQVDIPLNAEGLPSGDPTVAGYDAADFAALAPLLDDVVPESVGVAVGLTEADLLGSIVDRDGQQLCVLGGTVIEHTFPPDEDPNDRSYVTGMTVGGVFEVRGGTTATFTAGGESRLTHSYSDYIRVSQYLSEDFANETPIRLAQSGASQSLTFTFQEDGLYFVNLAGTHDDTVTLTIVCGE
- a CDS encoding Uma2 family endonuclease, which gives rise to MALNIPALTSAEEFERVAEQPENADKILELIAGEVVEVPSNIVASIISSRINRRIGEWVETHDLGFVTGEAGGYRVEGDRYAPDVAFIRKDRQIATRGYNPDAPDLAVEVDYPSDFDSQRRLRYKVTTYMAAGTVCWLVFPETRTVEVYVPGQAHKTLTEADTLDGAPVLPGFKLAVKDIFPPLPEVPQQSSQ
- a CDS encoding glycogen synthase, which translates into the protein MNVLFASVEAAPFAKVGGMADVVGSLPAALRKLGVDARVLLPGAGVIQHAKYNIRHLFNFPFQHKRGETDVHVYGTEHQGVPIYFVQAWPFIGQEASVYQDISADYPRFIFFSQLVQAVGYQLGVREDFAADVLHAHDWHTGLVPFLLEVSRWQKEWRNVGSLMTIHNMVYQGDWSGPFLYEAGVPPRMDPRLWSGGKDNNLLALGINYADFVTTVSPRYAIEIQHEPNGYGLQGLVRARLPDLRGILNGIDMDYWNPAADPMIAQHFDADTWEEYRPANKAALQRRAGLPERDDVMVMGVVSRLTQQKGFDLLLPAMEGALHSHDVQLIALGSGEDAYEYGFQRLSQMFGSKCAYMNGYSEELAHQIYAGCDLFLMPSNFEPCGTSQMLAMRYGALPLVRETGGLADTVQNYDNLMADYGTGFTFLWQQPYALYNTFRWALETFQQRREAWNRMVQRAMQIDFSWDISARQYADLYAESKERHR
- a CDS encoding glucose-1-phosphate adenylyltransferase, whose translation is MRVKAIILAGGEGTRLATLTAKRAKPAVPFGGKYRIIDFTLSNCVNSNIFDVMILTQYRPHSLNDHIARGRPWDLDRSFSGGVQILQPYKGRFDTDWYAGTADAVAQNINFVRNGRPEHVLLLSGDHIYQMDYDLFIQYHRSKGADLTMATIQVPLDEGSRFGICATDDDNRVTEFVEKPANPPGTLASMGVYVFNYDVLERVLKEDHDDPSSSKDFGKNIIPKMIREGMNVFAYPYGGYWIDVGTIDSYWEAHMDLLESPPSLNLNDRTWVIHTRSEERPPVRIYNGAQVRDSLITDGSTISEGAVVERSVLSPGVFVGPGAVVRDSVILNDAYVEAGAVVERCILDKIVVVGKGARVGKIAEVGDLGITCVGKNTHIPPGYTVGHSVILGTDLNPSYFEAFPDKVIPPGTHIGYKKS